One Natronomonas moolapensis 8.8.11 genomic region harbors:
- a CDS encoding SDR family NAD(P)-dependent oxidoreductase: protein MSLSPDLSGRTALVTGSAKRVGRELLLRIADCGADVAVHYNESDAAAEATAAEARECGVDAVTVGADVTDLGAVESMFDAVESELGPVDVLVNNVGDFDARHWTEIEWESWRNVVETTFYGTVLCSRRALPDMCESGWGRIVNVGFADSDRMHAHPVNFPYFVAKTGVLMFTRMAAADTQDDGVTVNAVSPFAVENTVSDVSSFPRGRAAGFDDVAAPTLFFLSDAAEYISGENVAVDGGRLPER, encoded by the coding sequence ATGTCCCTGTCACCGGACCTGAGCGGACGCACGGCGCTCGTGACCGGCAGCGCGAAACGCGTCGGCCGTGAACTGCTGCTTCGGATCGCCGACTGCGGCGCGGACGTCGCGGTCCACTACAACGAGAGTGACGCCGCCGCGGAGGCTACTGCGGCGGAAGCACGCGAGTGCGGTGTCGACGCCGTCACCGTCGGGGCCGACGTGACTGATCTAGGGGCCGTCGAGTCGATGTTCGATGCCGTCGAGTCGGAGCTGGGACCGGTCGACGTGTTGGTCAACAACGTCGGCGACTTCGACGCCCGACACTGGACGGAGATCGAGTGGGAGTCGTGGCGGAACGTCGTCGAAACGACGTTCTACGGGACGGTGCTTTGCTCGCGGCGTGCGCTGCCCGATATGTGCGAGTCCGGGTGGGGCCGGATCGTCAACGTCGGCTTCGCCGACAGCGACCGGATGCACGCTCACCCGGTGAACTTCCCCTACTTCGTCGCGAAGACCGGCGTGTTGATGTTCACCCGGATGGCGGCCGCCGACACCCAAGACGACGGCGTCACAGTGAACGCCGTCTCGCCGTTCGCCGTCGAAAACACCGTCTCTGACGTGTCGTCGTTCCCACGGGGTCGGGCGGCCGGTTTCGACGACGTCGCCGCGCCGACGCTGTTTTTCCTGAGCGACGCGGCCGAGTATATAAGCGGCGAGAACGTCGCGGTCGACGGGGGGCGCCTGCCCGAGCGCTGA